In the Perca flavescens isolate YP-PL-M2 chromosome 20, PFLA_1.0, whole genome shotgun sequence genome, one interval contains:
- the fcf1 gene encoding rRNA-processing protein FCF1 homolog, translating to MGKQKTKKFAAMKRMINLKDHRIKEKDRAKAKEKKKKDPSELKEREVTKYPSCLFFQYNTQLGPPYHVLVDTNFINFSIKAKLDIVQSMMDCLYAKCIPCITDCVMAEIEKLGMKYRVALRIAKDPRFERLPCTHKGTYADDCLVQRVTQHKCYILATVDRDLKRRIRKIPGVPIMYISNHRYNIERMPDDYGAPRF from the exons ATG GGGAAGCAGAAAACAAAGAAGTTTGCTGCAATGAAGAGAATGATCAATCTGAAAGATCACAGAAT aaaAGAGAAAGACCGGGCCAaagcaaaagagaaaaagaagaaagatcCCTCAGAGCTTAAGGAGAGAGAAGT GACAAAGTACCCGTCATGCCTGTTCTTCCAGTACAATACTCAGCTTGGTCCACCATACCACGTTCTAGTCGACACAAATTTCATCAACTTCTCCATCAAGGCCAAACTGGACATTGTTCAATCTATGATGGATTGTCTGTATGCAAAAT gTATCCCATGTATCACAGACTGTGTGATGGCTGAGATTGAAAAGCTCGGAATGAAGTACAGAGTCGCACTCAG gaTAGCCAAGGATCCGAGGTTTGAGCGCCTGCCATGCACACACAAGGGAACATATGCCGATGACTGTTTAGTCCAAAGGGTAACGCAG CACAAGTGTTACATCCTGGCTACCGTGGACAGAGATTTAAAGAGAAGAATCAGGAAGATTCCTGGGGTACCCATCATGTACATCTCAAACCACAG GTACAATATTGAACGGATGCCTGATGACTACGGAGCTCCaaggttttaa
- the vash1 gene encoding tubulinyl-Tyr carboxypeptidase 1, which produces MLRVTMGSVEQRDEEQEDEGEEELRDGGVPFYVNRGGLPVDEETWERMWRHVARIHPNGEALGKEIRVASDLPKIPIPSVPTYQPTNTIPQRLEAIQKYIRELQYNHTGTQFFEIKKSRPLTALMDIAKEMTREALPIKCLEAVILGIYLTNNMPGVERFPLSFQSQFSGNNFHHIVLGVHIGGRFGALGISRREDLMFKPLEFRTLMDLVQEFEGAYRGYWHTLRKVRIGQYVSHDPHSVEQIEWKHSILDVDKLTKEELRKELERHTRDMRLKIGKPAPPSPTKDRRNSMGSPLRGPSSPIRRISRVERRPSGEKKVLEQKSAADMNGYQIRV; this is translated from the exons ATGCTGAGGGTCACCATGGGCTCAGTGGAGCagagagatgaggagcaggAGGATGAAGGTGAAGAAGAGTTAAGGGATGGAGGGGTGCCTTTCTATGTGAACAGAGGAGGCCTACCGGTGGATGAGGAGACTTGGGAGAGGATGTGGCGCCATGTGGCTCGAATACACCCCAACGGTGAAGCGTTGGGGAAGGAGATCCGGGTTGCCTCTGACCTGCCCAAG ATTCCAATACCGAGTGTGCCTACATACCAACCTACCAACACGATCCCACAGCGCCTGGAAGCCATACAGAAATACATCAGGGAATTGCA GTACAATCACACGGGAACACAGTTTTTTGAAATTAAGAAGAGCCGGCCTCTTACAGC GTTGATGGACATTGCTAAAGAGATGACGCGGGAGGCTCTGCCAATCAAATGCCTGGAGGCGGTGATCCTGGGGAT TTACCTCACCAACAACATGCCCGGTGTGGAGCGCTTCCCCCTCAGCTTTCAGTCTCAGTTCTCAGGGAACAACTTCCACCACATTGTGCTGGGAGTTCACATCGGGGGGCGCTTCGGCGCGCTGGGCATCAGCCGTAGGGAGGACCTCATGTTCAAGCCCTTGGAGTTCCGGACACTGATGGACTTGGTGCAAGAATTCGAAGGAGCCTACAGGGGCTACTGGCACACCCTGCGCAAGGTCAGGATTGGCCAGTACGTGTCCCACGACCCTCACAGCGTGGAGCAGATAGAATGGAAACATTCAATACTAGATGTAGACAAGCTGACCAAGGAGGAGCTACGGAAGGAGCTGGAGAGACACACTCGAGACATGAGGCTGAAG ATAGGAAAGCCTGCACCACCCTCTCCCACCAAAGACAGGAGAAACAGCATGGGTTCACCCCTCAGAGGACCAAGCAGCCCCATACGTAGGATCAGCCGCGTTGAGAGACG TCCTTCCGGAGAGAAGAAGGTTTTGGAGCAAAAATCGGCTGCAGACATGAATGGATACCAGATTCGAGTCTGA